The following are encoded in a window of Variovorax paradoxus genomic DNA:
- a CDS encoding PepSY-associated TM helix domain-containing protein — protein sequence MKDGFRQSMAWLHTWSGLLVGWVLFMVFAAGTASYFKDEITFWMKPELHAISHGSVTQSVAAENAAAYLNRNASNAARWFITLPTAREPSVGVLSIKPPPPPGSPPVERRRSFDRAALDPATGQAITAPRETRGGEFFYRLHFDLHYMPAIWARWIVGFCAMFMLVAIVSGIVTHKRIFKDFFTFRPKKGQRSWLDAHNVTAVLALPYHAMITYTGLVTLMFMYMPWGPQVAYKAHGGTDTFFAEAFPGGARTQVKPSGTKAALAPLAPMVAQATAHWDGAPVGRIVVHQPNDAYAVVSIARGESRQLSYEQPSMQFNGTTGALIGTFGDVPKAAAETRGVLYGLHIGRFADPLLRALFFVSGLAGCLMVATGLLLWAVKERQKYARTLKQGGRIGFGLRLVDGLNLGAIAGLPVAMAAFFWANRLLPVDVAGRNEAEIRWFFIVWGATAVLGLLRPTLRMWQAQLALGALLFALLPVLNAFTGPAPLTVSLRSGPSSVAGFDLVVIALGVGLAGATWLVERKRRKALAAPKKVVKSSPPTELAASAAAGQGS from the coding sequence ATGAAGGACGGATTCCGCCAGTCGATGGCGTGGCTGCACACCTGGTCGGGCCTCTTGGTCGGCTGGGTGCTCTTCATGGTGTTCGCGGCCGGCACGGCGTCGTATTTCAAGGACGAGATCACCTTCTGGATGAAGCCGGAGCTGCATGCCATTTCGCACGGCAGCGTGACCCAATCGGTCGCGGCCGAGAACGCAGCGGCCTACCTGAACCGCAACGCCAGTAACGCGGCGCGCTGGTTCATCACGCTGCCGACCGCGCGCGAGCCCTCGGTCGGGGTGCTGTCGATCAAGCCGCCGCCACCGCCCGGTTCACCGCCGGTGGAACGGCGCCGCAGCTTCGACCGCGCCGCGCTCGACCCGGCCACGGGCCAGGCGATCACTGCGCCGCGCGAGACGCGCGGCGGCGAGTTCTTCTACCGCCTGCATTTCGACCTGCACTACATGCCCGCGATCTGGGCACGCTGGATCGTCGGCTTCTGCGCGATGTTCATGCTGGTGGCCATCGTCAGCGGCATCGTCACGCACAAGCGCATCTTCAAGGACTTCTTCACCTTCCGTCCGAAGAAGGGCCAGCGCAGCTGGCTCGACGCGCACAACGTCACCGCCGTGCTCGCGCTGCCGTACCACGCCATGATCACCTACACCGGGCTGGTCACGCTGATGTTCATGTACATGCCGTGGGGGCCGCAGGTGGCCTACAAGGCGCACGGCGGCACCGACACCTTTTTCGCCGAAGCCTTCCCGGGCGGCGCGCGCACGCAGGTCAAGCCCTCGGGCACCAAGGCCGCGCTGGCGCCCCTCGCACCGATGGTGGCGCAGGCCACGGCCCACTGGGACGGCGCGCCCGTCGGCCGCATCGTGGTGCACCAGCCCAACGACGCCTACGCCGTGGTCTCGATCGCGCGGGGCGAGAGCCGGCAGTTGTCGTACGAGCAGCCCTCCATGCAGTTCAACGGCACGACCGGCGCGCTCATCGGCACCTTCGGCGACGTGCCCAAGGCCGCGGCCGAGACGCGCGGCGTGCTCTACGGTTTGCACATCGGCCGTTTTGCCGATCCGCTCCTGCGCGCGCTGTTCTTCGTCTCGGGCCTCGCAGGCTGCCTGATGGTGGCGACCGGCCTGCTGCTGTGGGCCGTGAAGGAGCGCCAGAAATACGCCAGGACGCTCAAGCAGGGCGGGCGCATCGGCTTCGGCCTGCGGCTGGTCGACGGGCTGAACCTCGGCGCGATCGCCGGCCTGCCCGTGGCCATGGCCGCCTTCTTCTGGGCCAACCGCCTGCTGCCGGTCGATGTCGCCGGCCGCAACGAGGCCGAGATCCGCTGGTTCTTCATCGTCTGGGGCGCCACCGCCGTGCTGGGCCTGCTGCGCCCGACGCTGCGGATGTGGCAGGCGCAGCTCGCGCTCGGTGCCCTGCTGTTCGCGCTGCTGCCGGTGCTCAACGCCTTCACCGGCCCCGCGCCGCTCACGGTCAGCCTGCGCAGCGGACCGAGTTCGGTGGCGGGCTTCGACCTCGTGGTGATCGCGCTCGGCGTGGGGCTCGCGGGCGCGACCTGGCTGGTGGAGCGCAAGCGCCGCAAGGCTTTGGCGGCGCCCAAGAAGGTCGTCAAGTCGTCGCCACCGACCGAGCTTGCCGCTTCGGCTGCAGCAGGACAAGGATCGTGA
- a CDS encoding DUF3325 domain-containing protein, with amino-acid sequence MPLLGLVFAASLAGFCALSLAMDRHSEDVFGRGSTPGAWRRWLQLGGTALLCLSLWASLEAAGGSVGWVLWLGALTAAALATVGLLSGLPHRFPRIAAGAAVLAIGQALFCALPV; translated from the coding sequence ATGCCGCTGCTCGGACTGGTGTTCGCGGCCTCGCTGGCCGGCTTTTGCGCGCTGAGCCTCGCGATGGACCGCCACAGCGAAGACGTCTTCGGCCGCGGCAGCACGCCGGGCGCCTGGCGCCGATGGCTGCAGCTCGGCGGGACGGCGCTGCTGTGCCTGTCGCTGTGGGCCAGCCTGGAGGCGGCGGGCGGATCGGTGGGGTGGGTGTTGTGGCTCGGGGCGTTGACTGCGGCGGCGCTGGCGACGGTCGGATTGCTGAGCGGGTTGCCGCATCGCTTTCCGCGCATCGCTGCGGGCGCGGCGGTGCTCGCGATCGGGCAGGCGCTGTTCTGCGCGCTGCCCGTCTGA
- a CDS encoding aminopeptidase P N-terminal domain-containing protein codes for MTSADTATIYAERRARLASQLGKDGIAIVPTAPERQRNRDSDFLFRHDSYFYYLTGFTEPNAWLVLAGDGRATLFCAPKDLEREIWDGYRLGPDAAPAALGVDEAFSVNDLDAKLPKLLENRATVWFPFATHKGLETRIDGWLQSVRARVRYGALCPEEQRDLCGPLDEMRLVKDAHEQDIMRRAAQISARAHIRAMQLSARMLREGKDVREYHLDAELLHEFRLGGSQYPAYGSIVAAGANACVLHYRADAAPVRKGELVLIDAGCELDGYASDITRTFPADGKFSGPQRALYDLVLASQDASAAATQAGNRFNDPHDAAVKVLAQGMLDLGLLDGNKVGSVDDVIDSRAYFQFYMHRTGHWLGMDVHDCGSYVEPTQVGEVSERKDPLSNELIKNRPSRILHPGMVLTLEPGIYVRPGEGVPEKFHNIGIRIEDDAIVTATGCELISRGVPVKADEIEALMRG; via the coding sequence ATGACCTCCGCAGACACCGCCACGATCTACGCCGAGCGCCGCGCGCGCCTCGCTTCGCAACTGGGCAAGGACGGCATCGCCATCGTCCCGACCGCGCCCGAGCGCCAGCGCAACCGCGACAGCGACTTCCTGTTTCGCCACGACAGCTATTTCTACTACCTGACCGGCTTCACCGAGCCCAATGCCTGGCTGGTGCTGGCAGGCGACGGCCGCGCCACGCTGTTCTGCGCGCCCAAAGACCTCGAACGCGAGATCTGGGACGGCTACCGCCTCGGCCCCGACGCCGCGCCCGCCGCGCTGGGCGTGGACGAGGCCTTCTCGGTCAACGACCTCGACGCCAAATTGCCGAAGCTGCTCGAGAACCGCGCCACCGTGTGGTTCCCCTTCGCCACCCACAAGGGCCTTGAAACCCGCATCGACGGCTGGCTGCAGTCGGTGCGCGCACGCGTGCGCTACGGCGCGCTGTGCCCCGAGGAACAACGCGACCTGTGCGGCCCGCTCGACGAGATGCGCCTGGTCAAGGACGCGCACGAGCAGGACATCATGCGTCGCGCCGCGCAGATCAGCGCCCGCGCCCACATCCGCGCCATGCAGCTGTCGGCGCGCATGCTGCGCGAGGGCAAAGACGTGCGCGAGTACCACCTCGACGCCGAGCTGCTGCACGAGTTCCGCCTGGGCGGCTCGCAGTACCCGGCCTATGGCTCCATCGTCGCGGCCGGCGCCAACGCCTGCGTGCTGCACTACCGCGCCGACGCCGCGCCCGTGCGCAAGGGCGAGCTGGTGCTGATCGACGCCGGTTGCGAACTCGACGGCTACGCCAGCGACATCACCCGCACCTTCCCCGCCGACGGCAAGTTCAGCGGCCCGCAGCGCGCGCTGTACGACCTGGTGCTCGCCAGCCAGGACGCCTCGGCCGCCGCCACCCAGGCCGGCAACCGCTTCAACGACCCGCACGACGCCGCCGTGAAGGTGCTCGCGCAGGGCATGCTCGACCTGGGCCTGCTCGACGGCAACAAGGTCGGCAGCGTCGACGACGTGATCGACTCGCGCGCCTACTTCCAGTTCTACATGCACCGCACTGGCCACTGGCTGGGCATGGACGTGCACGACTGCGGCAGTTATGTCGAACCCACGCAGGTGGGCGAGGTGAGCGAGCGCAAGGACCCGCTGTCGAACGAACTCATCAAGAACCGCCCGAGCCGCATCCTGCACCCGGGCATGGTGCTGACGCTGGAACCCGGCATTTACGTGCGGCCCGGCGAGGGCGTGCCCGAGAAATTCCACAACATCGGCATCCGCATCGAGGACGACGCGATCGTCACGGCCACGGGCTGCGAACTGATTTCGCGGGGCGTGCCGGTGAAGGCGGATGAGATCGAGGCGTTGATGCGGGGGTGA
- a CDS encoding nucleotidyltransferase family protein, which yields MILAAGRGERMRPLTDTRPKPLLEVRGKPLMQWPMEALAEGGFTDLVVNTDWLGAQVAARFGANPLLEGHGALSISYSDEGRDFGGALETAGGIVRALPLLGEVFWVAAGDVFAPDFRFTQAAVDRFLAGGKLAHLWLVPNPAHNLKGDFGLSADGLALNQAADKYTFSTIGLYRAALFAPPYCSIPAGNPDGIKAPLAPILRAAMDNEQVSAELYTAPWTDVGTPERLAQLNTPR from the coding sequence ATGATCCTGGCCGCCGGCCGCGGCGAACGCATGCGACCGCTGACCGACACCCGCCCCAAGCCCCTGCTCGAGGTGCGCGGCAAGCCGCTGATGCAGTGGCCGATGGAAGCACTGGCCGAGGGCGGCTTCACCGACCTGGTGGTCAACACCGACTGGCTCGGCGCGCAGGTCGCCGCCCGGTTCGGTGCAAACCCTCTGCTGGAGGGGCATGGCGCGCTGTCCATCTCCTATTCCGACGAAGGCCGCGACTTCGGCGGCGCGCTCGAAACGGCCGGCGGCATCGTGCGCGCACTGCCGTTGCTGGGCGAGGTGTTCTGGGTCGCGGCCGGCGACGTGTTCGCGCCCGACTTCCGCTTCACCCAGGCCGCCGTCGATCGCTTCTTGGCCGGCGGCAAGCTCGCCCACCTGTGGCTGGTGCCGAACCCGGCGCACAACCTCAAGGGCGACTTCGGTCTCTCGGCTGACGGGCTCGCGCTGAACCAGGCGGCCGACAAATACACCTTCTCGACCATCGGCCTGTACCGCGCCGCGCTGTTTGCGCCGCCGTACTGCAGCATCCCGGCGGGCAACCCGGACGGCATCAAGGCCCCATTGGCTCCGATCCTGCGCGCGGCGATGGACAATGAACAAGTGAGCGCCGAGCTCTACACCGCTCCCTGGACCGACGTGGGAACTCCCGAACGGCTTGCCCAACTGAACACGCCAAGATGA
- a CDS encoding S-adenosylmethionine decarboxylase family protein, whose amino-acid sequence MQGLHLTADLHDCQCGLQWLTDGRALGEVCTKAVAAAGLQAVGKLVHGFPATPQGPGGVTATLLLAESHLCIHTWPEQRGVTLDVYVCNFGADHSAKAHALMACLVALFQPRHSERNELQRGRVAGSVR is encoded by the coding sequence ATGCAAGGGCTGCACCTCACCGCCGATCTCCACGACTGCCAATGCGGCCTCCAATGGCTCACCGACGGGCGCGCGCTCGGCGAGGTCTGCACCAAGGCCGTGGCCGCTGCGGGGCTGCAGGCCGTGGGCAAGCTGGTCCACGGTTTTCCGGCCACGCCGCAGGGCCCGGGCGGCGTGACGGCCACGCTGCTGCTGGCCGAATCGCACCTGTGCATCCACACCTGGCCTGAGCAGCGCGGCGTGACGCTCGACGTGTACGTCTGCAACTTCGGCGCCGACCACTCGGCCAAGGCGCATGCGCTGATGGCCTGCCTGGTGGCACTGTTCCAGCCCCGCCACAGCGAACGCAACGAGCTGCAACGTGGGCGTGTGGCCGGGTCGGTGCGGTGA
- a CDS encoding transketolase family protein, translating into MANQALMANAIRALAMDAVQQANSGHPGAPMGMADMAVALWGEHLRYNPANPHWFDRDRFVLSNGHASMLIYAVLHLTGYDLPLAEIKNFRQLHSKTAGHPEVDVTPGVETTTGPLGQGITNAVGFALAEKLLAAEFNRKDLAIVDHHTYAFLGDGCMMEGISHEACALAGAWHLNKLIALYDDNGISIDGQVKPWFIDNTEERFKAYGWNVIGPIDGNDAKEVAKAIAKAKKEATQPTLIVCKTTIGKGSPNRAGTAKAHGEALGAEEITLTREAIGWPSPAFEIPADVYADWDHKAEGAKTEAAWNDTFAAYTAAYPELAAEFTRRMKGELPKNFHQVAFDTVVAAHTKGETVASRKASQLALEAFTAALPEMLGGSADLTGSNLTNTKSTAALRFDAKTGAVVMNVPAVEPKQGAEDEAAPAPVEPPHGTIGRHINYGVREFGMAAIMNGVALHGGYIPYGGTFLTFSDYSRNAIRMAALMKRRVVHVFTHDSIGLGEDGPTHQSIEHAASLRLIPNLDVWRPGDTAETAVAWAVALQNATRPTALLLSRQNIAYAAKSDLGDISRGAYVLSEPENVGLKNKKTAAVIIATGSEVQLALAAQKLLADKKIAVRVVSMPSTTTFDRQDLAYKKAVLPKKIPRVAVEMGCTDGWWKYGCAAVVGIDSYGESAPAPVLFKHFGFTAENVAATVEAALRD; encoded by the coding sequence ATGGCAAACCAAGCCCTGATGGCCAACGCGATCCGCGCGCTGGCAATGGATGCCGTTCAACAAGCAAATTCCGGACATCCGGGCGCACCGATGGGCATGGCCGACATGGCCGTCGCCCTGTGGGGCGAGCACCTGCGCTACAACCCCGCCAACCCGCACTGGTTCGACCGCGACCGCTTCGTGCTGTCCAACGGCCACGCCTCGATGCTGATCTACGCGGTGCTGCACCTCACGGGCTACGACCTGCCCCTGGCCGAGATCAAGAACTTCCGCCAGCTGCACAGCAAGACCGCCGGCCACCCTGAAGTCGACGTCACCCCCGGCGTCGAAACCACCACCGGCCCGCTGGGCCAGGGCATCACCAATGCCGTGGGCTTCGCGCTGGCCGAGAAGCTGCTCGCTGCCGAGTTCAACCGCAAGGACCTGGCCATCGTCGACCACCACACCTACGCCTTCCTGGGCGACGGTTGCATGATGGAAGGCATCAGCCACGAAGCCTGCGCCCTGGCCGGCGCCTGGCACCTGAACAAGCTGATCGCCCTGTACGACGACAACGGCATCAGCATCGACGGCCAAGTCAAGCCCTGGTTCATCGACAACACCGAAGAGCGCTTCAAGGCCTACGGCTGGAACGTCATCGGCCCGATCGACGGCAACGACGCGAAAGAAGTGGCCAAGGCCATCGCCAAGGCCAAGAAGGAAGCGACCCAGCCCACGCTGATCGTCTGCAAGACCACCATCGGCAAGGGCAGCCCGAACCGCGCCGGCACCGCCAAGGCGCACGGCGAGGCGCTCGGCGCCGAAGAAATCACCCTCACGCGCGAAGCCATCGGCTGGCCGTCCCCTGCCTTCGAAATCCCGGCCGACGTGTACGCCGACTGGGACCACAAGGCCGAAGGCGCCAAGACCGAAGCCGCCTGGAACGACACCTTCGCCGCCTACACGGCCGCGTACCCCGAACTCGCCGCCGAGTTCACGCGCCGCATGAAGGGCGAGCTGCCCAAGAACTTCCACCAGGTCGCATTCGACACCGTGGTCGCCGCCCACACCAAGGGCGAAACCGTGGCCAGCCGCAAGGCCAGCCAGCTCGCACTCGAGGCCTTCACGGCCGCGCTGCCCGAAATGCTCGGCGGCAGCGCCGACCTCACGGGCTCCAACCTCACCAACACCAAGAGCACCGCCGCGCTGCGCTTCGACGCCAAGACCGGCGCCGTGGTCATGAACGTGCCGGCCGTGGAACCCAAGCAGGGCGCCGAAGACGAGGCCGCACCCGCGCCCGTCGAGCCGCCGCACGGCACCATCGGCCGCCACATCAACTACGGCGTGCGCGAATTCGGCATGGCCGCCATCATGAACGGCGTGGCGCTGCATGGCGGCTACATCCCCTATGGCGGCACCTTCCTCACCTTCAGCGACTACAGCCGCAACGCCATCCGCATGGCCGCGCTCATGAAGCGCCGCGTGGTGCACGTGTTCACGCACGACTCCATCGGCCTGGGTGAAGACGGCCCGACGCACCAGTCGATCGAGCACGCCGCCTCGCTGCGCCTCATCCCGAACCTGGACGTCTGGCGTCCGGGCGACACGGCCGAAACCGCCGTGGCCTGGGCTGTGGCACTGCAGAACGCCACGCGCCCGACCGCGCTGCTGCTGAGCCGCCAGAACATCGCCTACGCCGCCAAGAGCGACCTGGGCGACATCAGCCGCGGCGCCTACGTGCTGTCCGAGCCCGAGAACGTCGGCCTCAAGAACAAGAAGACGGCAGCGGTCATCATCGCCACCGGCTCCGAAGTGCAGCTCGCACTGGCCGCCCAGAAGCTGCTGGCCGACAAGAAGATCGCCGTGCGCGTGGTGTCGATGCCCTCGACCACCACCTTCGACCGCCAGGACCTGGCCTACAAGAAGGCCGTGCTGCCCAAGAAGATCCCGCGCGTCGCGGTCGAAATGGGCTGCACCGACGGCTGGTGGAAGTACGGCTGCGCGGCCGTGGTCGGCATCGACAGCTACGGCGAGTCGGCCCCCGCGCCCGTGCTGTTCAAGCACTTCGGTTTCACGGCGGAGAACGTGGCCGCCACCGTGGAAGCGGCCCTGCGCGACTGA
- the gap gene encoding type I glyceraldehyde-3-phosphate dehydrogenase: MAIKLGINGFGRIGRNVLRAAVQNFKNDIEIVAINDLLEPEYLAYMLQYDSVHGRFKGEVTVEGNTLIVNGKKIRLTQERDPSQLKWNEVGADIVLESTGLFLTKETAQKHIDAGAKKVILSAPSKDDTPMFVYGVNDKKYAGEAIISNASCTTNCLAPLAKVLNDKWGIKRGLMTTVHAATATQKTVDGPSNKDWRGGRGILENIIPSSTGAAKAVGVVIPELNKKLTGMSFRVPTSDVSVVDLVVELEKEATYAEICAEMKAQSEGALKGVLGYTEDKVVATDFRGDPRTSIFDAEAGIALDSTFVKLVSWYDNEWGYSNKCLEMVKVVSK, from the coding sequence ATGGCTATCAAACTCGGTATCAACGGCTTCGGCCGCATCGGTCGCAACGTGCTGCGCGCAGCCGTGCAGAACTTCAAGAACGACATCGAAATCGTTGCCATCAACGACTTGCTCGAGCCGGAATACCTGGCCTACATGCTCCAGTACGACTCGGTGCATGGCCGCTTCAAGGGTGAAGTCACGGTCGAAGGCAACACGCTGATCGTGAACGGCAAGAAGATCCGCCTGACGCAAGAGCGCGACCCGTCGCAGCTCAAGTGGAACGAAGTCGGCGCCGACATCGTGCTCGAATCGACCGGCCTCTTCCTCACGAAGGAAACCGCGCAGAAGCACATCGATGCAGGCGCCAAGAAGGTGATCCTGTCGGCCCCCTCGAAGGACGACACCCCCATGTTCGTCTACGGCGTGAACGACAAGAAGTACGCCGGCGAAGCCATCATCAGCAACGCCAGCTGCACCACCAACTGCCTGGCCCCGCTGGCCAAGGTGCTGAACGACAAGTGGGGCATCAAGCGCGGCCTGATGACCACCGTGCACGCGGCCACCGCCACGCAGAAGACCGTCGACGGCCCGAGCAACAAGGACTGGCGCGGCGGCCGCGGCATCCTGGAAAACATCATTCCCTCGAGCACTGGCGCTGCCAAGGCCGTGGGCGTGGTGATCCCCGAGCTCAACAAGAAGCTCACGGGCATGAGCTTCCGCGTGCCGACCTCCGACGTGTCGGTGGTCGACCTCGTGGTCGAGCTCGAGAAGGAAGCCACGTACGCCGAGATCTGCGCCGAAATGAAGGCACAGAGCGAAGGCGCGCTGAAGGGCGTGCTGGGCTACACCGAAGACAAGGTCGTCGCCACCGACTTCCGCGGCGACCCGCGCACCTCGATCTTCGACGCCGAAGCCGGCATTGCCCTGGACAGCACCTTCGTGAAGCTCGTGAGCTGGTACGACAACGAATGGGGCTACTCGAACAAGTGCCTCGAGATGGTGAAGGTCGTGTCGAAGTAA
- a CDS encoding putative quinol monooxygenase has protein sequence MIQVVAVITAKPGQRARLLEAFIANRAAVLAEEGCIEYGATIDAQGVPPSKASFGPDTFVVIEKWASLPALQAHGVAPHMAAFSAQTREFTESKLIHVLEPV, from the coding sequence ATGATCCAAGTCGTTGCCGTCATCACCGCCAAGCCCGGCCAGCGCGCCCGTCTGCTCGAAGCCTTCATCGCCAACCGCGCCGCCGTGCTCGCCGAAGAGGGCTGCATCGAGTACGGGGCCACGATCGACGCGCAGGGCGTTCCGCCGTCGAAGGCCAGCTTCGGGCCCGACACTTTCGTGGTGATCGAGAAGTGGGCCTCGCTGCCTGCGCTGCAGGCCCACGGGGTCGCGCCGCACATGGCGGCCTTCAGCGCCCAGACCCGGGAGTTCACCGAGAGCAAGCTGATCCACGTGCTCGAGCCGGTCTGA
- a CDS encoding YciI family protein, whose protein sequence is MFIVTLTYIRPLEELDALMDAHVTWLKKHYASGLFVASGRQVPRKGGVILARSGDREGLEAVLARDPFVQGGVARTDVIEFIPSMTALSVEVLRGY, encoded by the coding sequence ATGTTCATCGTCACCCTGACCTACATCCGCCCGCTCGAGGAACTCGACGCTCTGATGGATGCGCATGTCACCTGGCTCAAGAAGCACTACGCCAGCGGCCTGTTCGTGGCCTCGGGGCGCCAGGTGCCGCGCAAGGGCGGCGTGATCCTCGCGCGCTCGGGCGACCGCGAGGGGCTCGAAGCGGTGCTCGCACGCGACCCCTTCGTGCAAGGTGGCGTCGCGCGCACCGACGTGATCGAGTTCATCCCCAGCATGACCGCGCTGAGCGTCGAGGTGCTGCGCGGCTACTGA
- a CDS encoding pirin family protein, whose amino-acid sequence MSDSNESSSKSSPSPIVQVQPLGFPWQTLDPFLFCVYHDDAYPKANGRMGPEASLAGRQIGQDFSRKDGWSMYHGETVPGFPSHPHRGFETVTIVRKGLVDHSDSLGATARFGGGDVQWLTAGKGIVHSEMFPLLDATAPNPLELFQIWLNLPAKNKMVDPHFTMFWSEAIPRFASDDAQGGRTEVAVIAGRFSGDSALAQAAIDPLAPPPDSWAAQAGADLAIWTLRMTPGARWTLPPATGEGTRRMLYFFKGATAQVAGRRVDGPAAIELRADAAVELCNGPEGDGEFLLMQGRPIGEPVAQYGPFVMNTQAEISQTMADYRRTQFGGWPWADPAPVHGAEAARFARHPDGREEVPGA is encoded by the coding sequence ATGTCCGACAGCAACGAAAGCAGCAGCAAGAGCAGCCCGTCTCCCATCGTCCAGGTTCAGCCACTCGGCTTCCCGTGGCAGACGCTGGACCCGTTCCTGTTCTGCGTCTACCACGACGACGCGTACCCGAAGGCCAACGGCCGCATGGGCCCCGAGGCCTCGCTGGCCGGCCGCCAGATCGGCCAGGACTTCAGCCGCAAAGACGGCTGGAGCATGTACCACGGCGAAACGGTACCGGGCTTTCCCTCGCACCCGCACCGCGGCTTCGAGACGGTGACCATCGTGCGCAAGGGCCTGGTCGACCATTCCGATTCGCTGGGCGCCACGGCGCGCTTCGGCGGCGGCGATGTGCAGTGGCTCACGGCCGGCAAGGGCATCGTGCATTCGGAGATGTTCCCGCTGCTCGACGCCACGGCGCCGAACCCGCTGGAGCTGTTCCAGATCTGGCTCAACCTGCCGGCAAAGAACAAGATGGTCGATCCCCACTTCACGATGTTCTGGTCGGAGGCGATCCCGCGCTTCGCCTCGGACGACGCGCAGGGCGGCCGCACCGAGGTGGCGGTGATCGCCGGGCGCTTCAGCGGCGATAGCGCGTTGGCCCAAGCCGCCATCGACCCGCTCGCGCCACCGCCCGATTCATGGGCCGCGCAGGCCGGTGCCGACCTCGCGATCTGGACGCTGCGCATGACGCCCGGCGCGCGCTGGACACTGCCGCCCGCCACCGGCGAAGGCACGCGGCGCATGCTGTATTTCTTCAAGGGCGCGACCGCGCAGGTGGCGGGCCGGCGCGTGGACGGGCCGGCGGCCATCGAGCTGCGCGCCGACGCGGCCGTGGAACTGTGCAACGGCCCCGAGGGCGACGGCGAGTTTCTGCTGATGCAGGGCCGCCCGATCGGCGAGCCGGTGGCGCAGTACGGCCCCTTCGTGATGAACACGCAGGCCGAGATCAGCCAGACGATGGCCGACTACCGCCGCACGCAATTTGGTGGCTGGCCCTGGGCCGACCCGGCGCCGGTGCACGGCGCCGAGGCCGCGCGCTTTGCACGGCATCCGGACGGGCGCGAGGAAGTGCCGGGGGCTTGA
- a CDS encoding VOC family protein → MATQQIFVNLPVKNLDKSKAFFGALGYTFNPKFTDANAACMVIHEGSIHAMLLMEDFFKTFTTKAITDTRTSTEVLVCLSCESRAEVEDLVAKAVAAGATTPSEPKDYGFMYGHGFQDLDGHLWELVYMDPNAEMPAQ, encoded by the coding sequence ATGGCCACCCAACAGATCTTCGTGAACCTCCCCGTCAAGAACCTCGACAAGAGCAAGGCGTTCTTCGGCGCGCTGGGCTACACTTTCAACCCGAAGTTCACCGACGCCAACGCCGCCTGCATGGTCATCCACGAAGGCAGCATCCACGCGATGCTGCTGATGGAAGACTTCTTCAAGACGTTCACGACCAAGGCCATCACCGACACCCGCACGAGCACCGAGGTGCTGGTGTGCCTGTCGTGCGAGAGCCGCGCCGAGGTCGAAGACCTGGTCGCCAAGGCGGTGGCCGCGGGCGCCACGACGCCGAGCGAGCCGAAGGACTACGGCTTCATGTACGGCCACGGCTTCCAGGACCTGGACGGCCACCTGTGGGAGCTGGTCTACATGGACCCGAACGCCGAGATGCCCGCGCAGTAA